GATCTCCAGGGGCTCCTCGGCGACCAGGGTGTCGGGACGGCTCGACACCACCCCGTCCCTGATGCGGATGGTGCGGCGGCGCTCGGTGACCCGTCCCATGGCCATCACATCCGATTCTGTACGTGCTGGTAGCCGAAGCGGCCCTTGATGCAGAGGTTGCCGTGGGTCACCGGGTTGTCGTGCGGCGAGGTGACCTTGACGATTTCATTCTCCTGCACATGCAGAGTGAGGTTGCAGCCGACGCCGCAGTAGGCGCAGACCGTGGTCGTCTCCGTCTGGGCGGCCTCGTCCCAGGTGCCGGCCTCGCGCATGTCGAATTCGGTCTTGAAGGACAGCGCGCCGGTGGGACAGACCTCGATGCAGTTGCCGCAGTAGACGCAGGCGGAGTCGGTGAGCGGGGCGTCGTGCTCGGTGGAGATACGGGTGTCGAAACCGCGGCCCGCGACGGCGATGGCGAAGGTGTTCTGCCACTGCTCGCCACAGGCGTCCACGCACTTGTAGCAGAGGATGCACTTGTCGTAGTCGCGGACATACAGCTCGTTGTCGACCTTGGGTTCTTCGTTGACGCGGGCCGCGTCCGCGCCGAAGCGGGCCGGCTTCGCCTCGTACTCCTTGATCCACTCGGCTGCGCGCGGGGTGGTCGACAGATCCGTGGACGAGGCGAGCAGCTCCAGCACGATCTTGCGGCTGTGCCGGGCGCGCTCGGTGTCGGTGCGCACCGTCATGCCCGCCTCGGCGCGGCGGGAACAAGCGGGCGCGAGCGTGCGCGCCCCCTCCACCTCCACCACGCACACCCGGCACGCGTTCTTGGGCGTGAGCGTGTCGCCCTCGCACAGGGTCGGGATGTCCTTGCCGGCGCCTCGGCAGGCGTCCAGGATCGTCGATCCCTCGGGGACGCGTACGGGCTGCTCGTCGAGCGTGAACTCGACGAGCCTGCGCGGCGGCTGAAGCGGTACCACGGTCATTCGTAGGCTCCCAGCCGGTCGATGGCGGATTCGACGGCGTTCCAGGCGGTCTGTCCGAGACCGCAGATCGAGGCGTCGCGCATGGCCCGGCCGACCTCGCGCAGCAGCACGATGTCGTCAGCGGCGTCGGCGCCCGTACGGTCCTTGATGCGGTGCAGGGCCTCCTCCTGGCGGACCGTGCCGACGCGGCAGGGAACGCACTGCCCGCAGGACTCGTCCCGGAAGAACTCCGCGATGCGCAGCAGGATGCGAGGCAGTTCCACGGTGTCGCCGAGGACGAGCACCACGCCGGAGCCGAGCGTCGTGCCCGCGGCCCGGGTGCCCTCGAAGGTCAGCGTTATGTCCAGCTCGTCGGGGCGTACGAAGCTTCCGGCGGCCCCGCCGAGGAGCACGGCGCGCATGGCCCCGGGCGGCCCGGCGAGCTCGATCAGCTCACGCAGCGTGGCCCCGAACGGCAGCTCGTACACGCCCGGCCGGCCCACATTGCCGGAGAGACAGAACAGCTTGGTCTCCTCGGCCCGGCCGGTGAGGATGGGCAGGACATTGACCAGCGTCTCGACGTTGTTGACGGCCGTGGGCTTCCCGAAGAGGCCCTTCTCGACGGGGAAGGGCGGCTTGGAGCGGGGCTCGCCGCGGTACCCCTCGATGGAGTTGAAGATCGCTGTCTCTTCGCCGCAGATGTACGCGCCGGCGCCGCGGCGTATCTCGATGTCGAACGCGTACCCCTGGCCGAGGACGTCCTCGCCGAGCAGTCCGCGTGCCCTGGCCCGGGCGATGGCGTTGCCGAGCCGCTCGAGGGCGCGGGGGTACTCACCTCGGAGGTAGAGGTATCCCTGGTGCGCGCCGATGGCGTAGCCCGCGATGGTCATCGCCTCGATGAGGGCATACGGATCGCCCTCCATCAGGACGCGGTCCTTGAAGGTGCCGGGCTCGCTCTCGTCGGCGTTGCAGACGAGGTAGTGCGGGTGGTCGGGCTGGGAGGCGGTGGCCTGCCACTTGCGACCGGTCGGGAAGGCGGCACCGCCGCGGCCGAGGAGTCCGGCGTCGGTGACTTCGCGGATGACGGCGGCGGGGCCGATGGCGAAGGCGCGACGGAGGGCGGCGTAGCCGCCGTTGGCGCGGTAGTCGTCGAGGGAGGTGGGGTCGACGAGCCCGACGCGCTTGAGGAGCACCAGCCCCGGATCCCCGGCCTGTGGCACGGCTGCGGCGGCGGGGGGCTCGTCGGGCGCGTGCTGCGGGGCGTTGACGGCGGAGACGACGGCCTCGACGCCGGCCGGGGCGATGACGGCGGTGGCGTAATACTCAGCCCCTCCGGGCACACCCAGCCCCGCCGGCGATTGAGGCGCGGGGTCCGGGGCGGAGCCCCGGGGAGCGGGGGGCGCGGAGCCCCGGGAAGGCGCGCCCGCCTGGAGCAGCAGCGCCGCCGGGGCCCGCTCGCACAGGCCCAGGCACGGGCTCGGCTGCACGGCCACGTCCGGGCCCAGCCCTTCGGCAAGCGCCGTCGAACCACCGCGCGCCGCACACGCCAGGTCCGTACACACGTGCAGCACCTTCGACGCCCGTGGCTTCACCGAGAACATGGAGTAGAACGTCGCCACCCCGTACGCCTCCGCCGGCGGCACCGTGAGCCGCCGGCAGATGTAGTCCAGCGCGCCCTCGCTCAGCCAGCCCACCCGGTCGTTCACCGCGTGCAGCGCCGGCAGCAGCAGGTCACGCCGGTCGCGGGCCGCCGCGCCACCGCGCGCCCAGCGCAGGTCCTCGTCCGTACGCTCGGTGCCGCCCTCCCAGCCCGTGCCCGCCGGGCCCAGCAACCCGTCGACAGCGGCCCGTTCGTCGTCCGACACCTTCGCCGCGTCCGCGAATTTCAGGTCCATGCGGGTACCAACTTCTCTATCCGGATGGCGGAGGCCTTGAACTCGGCCGTACCGGCGATCGGGCAGTTCGCCTCGATCGTCAGCTGGTTGGTGTCGACCTCGTCCGGGAAGTGCATGGTCATGAAGGCCAGCCCGGGCCGCAGCGCGGGGTCGACCCACACCGGCGCCGTCACCGAGCCCCGCCGCGAGGAGATCCGTACCTCCTCGCCGACCGAGACGCCGTAGGCTTCGGCGTCCTCCGGGCACAGCTCGATGTACTCCCCGCGCCGCATCGGAGACGCGAAACTCCCGCTCTGTACACCGGTGTTGTACGAGTCGAGCCGCCGCCCGGTCGTGAGCCGCAGCGGATACTCCTCGTCCGTCAGGTCCACCGGAGGATCGTGCTGGACCAGACCGAAGGCCGCCGGAGTGCCGCGCCTGACCGGGTCCGTCTCCCACAGCCGGCCGTGCAGGTAGCTGGAGGGCAGCTCCTCCATGTCCGGGCACGGCCACTGCAGGCCCTGGTGTTCCTCCAGCCGGTCATACGTCATCCCGAAGTGGTCGGGGGACAGGGACCGCAGCTCGTTCCAGACGGTCTGCGAGTCCGTGAACTTCCAGTCGTGGCCCAGCCGTTCGGCCATCGCGCAGATGATGTCGATGTCCTCGCGCGCCTCACCCGGCGGCACGAGCGCCGCCCGCACCCGCTGGACCCGCCGCTCGCTGTTGGTCGTCGTGCCGTCCGTCTCGGCCCAGGCGGCCGTCGCGGGCAGCACCACATCCGCCATCTCCGCCGTCTTGGTCAGGAAGATGTCCTGCACCACCAGATGGTCGAGCGCGGCCAGCCGCCGGATCGCCTGCTCGCTGTCCGCCTCGGACTGCGCCGGGTTCTCGCCGATGCAGTACACCGCACGCAGCTCACGGGTCTCCATCGCCTCGAACATCTCGGTGAGCGTCTTGCCGTACCGCGGCTGGATGACCGTGTCCCAGGACTGCTCGAACTTCACCCGGGCGACCGGGTCGAGGATGTCCTGGAAGCCGGGCAGCTTGTTCGGGATCGCGCCCATGTCGCCGCCGCCCTGGACGTTGTTCTGGCCGCGCAGCGGCTGGACCCCGGCGCCGTACCGGCCGACATGGCCCGTGAGCAGCGACAGATTGATGAGTGCCCGCACGTTGTCGGTGCCGTTGTGGTGCTCGGTGATGCCCAGGGTCCAGCACAGCTGGGCCCGTTCGGCGGTGGCGTACGCGTGCGCCAGCTCGCGGATCGCCGCCGCCGGCACACCTGTCACCTTCGCGGCCGCCGTCAGTGTCCACGGCTCGACGAGCTGCGCGTACTCCTCGAAGCCGGTCGTCGCCCGCTCCACGAAGGCCCGGTTGACCAGACCGGCGTGGATGATCTCGCGGCCCACCGCGTGCGCCAGTGGAATGTCCGTGCCGACGTTCAGCCCGAGCCAGCTCTCCGCCCACTCCGCCGTCGAGGTCCGGCGTGGATCGACGGCGTACATCCGCGCCCCGTTCCGTATCCCCTTCAGGACGTGCTGGAAGAAGATCGGGTGCGCGAAGCGGGCGTTGGAGCCCCACATCACGATCAGGTCGGTGTGATCGACCTCTTCGTACGAGGAGGTGCCGCCGCCGGAGCCGAAGACGGCCGACAAGCCCGCCACACTCGGCGCGTGGCAGGTGCGGTTGCAGGAGTCGACATTGTTGGTGCCCATCACCACGCGGGTGAACTTCTGTGCCACGTAGTTCATTTCGTTGGTGGCGCGGGCGCAGGAGAGCATCGCGAAGGCATCTGGACCGTACGTCTCACCGGCCTGCCGGAACCCGGCCGCGGCCCGCTCCAGCGCCTCGTCCCAACTCGCCCTGCGCAACTGGCCCTTGCCGTCGCGGACCAGCGGATGGGTGAGCCTCGGATACTGCTTCTGCGGCTTCTTCTTCATGCTGCGCTCCCTGTTGAGGAGGTCGTGGTCGTGGCAAGCAGATCGGCGAGCGCGTGCACGGCGCACAGTTTCGGTACGGGGGTCTTCGTAAGGGCGGCCAACTCGACGACGGCCGGGAGCAGCACGTCCAGTTCGAGTGGTTTGCCCTTCTCCAGATCCTGGAGGGTGGAGGTCTTGTGGTCGCCGACGCGCTCGGCGCCCGCGATGCGCCGCTCCACGGAGATCTTGGGGTGGCAGCCGACCGCGGCCGCGACTTCGAGCGTCTCGCGCATCATCGTCTCGACCAGCGCCTTGGTGTCCCGGTGGCGGCAGATCTGCGCCATCGTGGCCCGTGAGAGCGCGCTGATCGGGTTGAAGGAGATATTGCCGAGCAGCTTGATCCAGATGTCGTTGCGCAGATCGGGCTCGACGGGGCATTTGAGCCCGCCGGCGACCATCGCCTCGCTGAAGTCGAGGCAGCGCCGCGACACGGTCGGATCGGGTTCGCCGATGGAGAAGCGGGTGCCTTCCAAATGGCGTACGACACCGGGGGATTCGAGCTCGGTCGCGGCATAGACGACACAACCGATGGCCCGCTCGGGCGGCAGCGTCGCGCTGACGGCGCCGCCCGGGTCGACGCTCTCGATGCGGCGTCCCGTGTACGGGCCGGGCAGGCCGTGGAAGTACCACCACGGGATGCCGTTCTGCGCGGCGATGACGGCCGTGCGCTCGTGTAGCAGCGGATGCACCAACGGGCCCGACCCCGCATAGGAGTTGGCCTTGAGTCCGAGGAATACGTAGTCGACGGGCCCGACCGAGGACGGGTCGTCGGTGGCATGGGGCCGTGCGACGAAGTCGCCGCGCGGGCTGAGCACCCGCACGCCGTCACGGCGCATGGCCGCCAGGTGCGGGCCGCGGGCAATGAGATGGACCTCGGCACCGGCGCGATGGAGCGCGGCCCCGACATACGCGCCGATGGCACCGGCGCCGACAACTGCGACTTTCACGGGGCTCTCCGTTCGGTTGAGCGACCGAGCGAGGGAGGAGGCGTTGAGGGTTTGAGTCGACAGAATATTGTCTACAGTATGCCTTCCAGAGGGTCAAGAGTCGGGTCAAGGCTCGTCGCACCCTTGGAGAAGCTCCAAAGTCCGGGCCGGGAAGCTGTGGGATCACATGCCGTCGTACCGGGTGGTAGCAGCCAAGACTGGGTGGTTCCTGACTTCCGTACGAGGGGAACCCCATCCATGACCGGCTCACGTGTCGTCGCGCTCGGGCATTACCAGCCCGCCAAGGTGCTCACCAACGCCGACCTGGCGGTCATGGTCGACACCAGCGACGCGTGGATCCGCAGCCGTGTCGGGATCGAGACCCGGCATGTGGCGGGCCCCGACGAGCCGGTCGACGAGCTGGCCGCGCACGCCGGCGCCAAGGCGCTGGCCGCCGCCGGTCTGACGCCCGCCGACATCGACCTCGTCCTGGTCGCCACCTCCACCGCGATCGACCGCTCCCCGAACACCGCGGCCCGCGTCGCCGCCCGTCTCGGCATGGGCTCGCCCGCCGTCATGGACCTCAACGTCGTCTGCGCCGGCTTCACGCACGCGCTCGCCACGGCCGACCACACCGTGCGGGCCGGAGCGGCGACGCGCGCTCTGGTCATCGGCGCCGACAAGATGGCGGACATCGTCGACTGGACCGACCGCAGCACCTGCGTGCTGGTCGGCGACGGCGCGGGTGCGGCCGTCGTCGAGGCGACAGGGCCGAGCGAGGAGCCCGGGATCGGTCCCGTGCTGTGGGGCTCGGTGCCCGAGATGGGCCATGCCGTACGGATCGAGGGCACCCCGCCGCGTTTCGCGCAGGAGGGCCAGTCCGTCTACCGCTGGGCCACCACCCAGCTGCCGCCCATCGCCCGCAAGGTCTGTGAGCGGGCGGGCGTCACCCCCGAGGAGCTGGCCGCGGTCGTTCTGCACCAGGCGAATCTGCGGATCATCGAGCCCGTCGCCCAGAAGATCGGCGCGGTGAACGCCGTCATCGCCCGTGATGTGGTCCAGTCCGGCAACACCTCGGCCGCCTCGATCCCCATGGCGCTCTCCAAGCTGGTCGAGCGCGGCGAGATCCAGTCGGGCGATCCGGTCCTGCTCTTCGGCTTCGGCGGCAATCTCTCGTACGCGGGTCAGGTCATCCGCTGCCCCTGAACCGGGGCAGACTGAGCGGCATGGTGGCGAAGCGAAGCGCGGGCCTGCTGCTGTTCCGCGGGCGAGGGACGGGCGCCGATGTGCTCATCGGCCATATGGGCGGGCCGTTCTGGCAGGGCCGGGACGCGGCGGCCTGGTCCGTACCGAAGGGTGAGTACACCCCGCAGGAGGAGCCGATGGCCGCGGCGCGGCGGGAGTTCGAGGAGGAGCTCGGCCTGGCGCCGCCCGAGGGCACCTGGCTGCCGCTCGGCGACGCCCGCCAGAGGGGCGGCAAGATCGTCACCGTCTGGGCGCTGGAGGGCGACCTCGACACCGCGCTCTTCGCGCCGGGCACCTTCACCATGGAGTGGCCGCGAGGATCGGGCCGTGTGCAGGAGTTCCCCGAGATCGACCGGGCCGAGTGGTTCGGTGTCGAAGAGGCGCGGGAGAAGCTGGTGACAGGGCAGCGCGTCTTCCTCGAACGGCTGGCGGAGCTCCTCGCAGCCGACGTGAAATGACGTGAACCGACCAGAGGTGACGAGGATCTCTGCATGGCGCGGATTGCGCTCGGTAGACTGTAGACGATAGCCAATTGTCGCTCGCCGTTGTTGGCCAGGAGGGGACCGTGATGTTGTCCGCAGGACTGCCGCAGGGAACCGTGCCCAAGCTGGAACGCCCGGGTCCGCTGCGGGAGCGCGTGTACGAGGCGCTCCTGGAACTGATCACGACCCGCGCCCTGCGCCCCGGCCAGCACCTGGTCGAGAGCGAACTCGCGGGCCATCTCGGGGTCTCCCGCCAGCCCGTGCGCGAGGCGCTGCAGCGGCTGAACACCGAGGGCTGGGTCGATCTGCGCCCGGCGCAGGGCGCGTTCGTCCATGAGCCGACCGAGTCGGAGGCGGACCACCTGCTCTCGGTCCGCACGCTCCTGGAGGCGGAGGCGGCCCGGCTGGCCGCGGCGAACTCCGGCTCGGCGGGCATCGCGGCCCTTGAGGAGCTGTGCACGCAGGGCGAACAGGCCGTGGCGGACGACGACGTCGACCTGGCGGTGGCCACGAACGCGCGCTTCCACGCGAAGGTGATGGAGCTCGCCGGGAATCCCGTCCTGGCGGAGCTGGCCGGCCAGGTGGACCGGCGGGTCCGCTGGTACTACACGCCGGTGGCGCGGCAGCGCGGCAGGCAGTCGTGGATCGAGCACCGGGAGCTGATCGCGGCGATCTCGGGGCGTGATGAAGTGCGGGCGACGGAGGTCATGAAGGCGCACACGGAGCACACACGCCGGACCTACCACCAGCGCGAGCGCTCCTAGGAATTGTCCGGCCACGCACAGCTTGGCGGCGGCGTTCCCTCTCGCTGAACACCCTCTGCAGGAGCAAACTGACGCTCAAGAGCGCGCGGTGCTCGAAGCCGATGGATGCCGCGTGCCGCAACCGGAAGTGAGCAGCGGCGCCCATGGATGTAACGGTCAATGGAACTGCGCGTCAGGTCGGGAGTGAACCGGACGCAACCGCGGTCCACCTCGTGCGGGAGACGCTGGGGCTGACGGGGACGAAACTGGTCTGCGGGGCCGGAGTCTGCGGGGCGTGCACGGTCCACGTCGACGGTGTCCCCAAGGTCGCCTGCCTGACCCCGGCGGCAGCCCTGGAGGGCACGTCCGTCACCACGGTGGAGGGTCTGCGGGGCGAGCACCCGGTGCAACGGGCTTTCGCCGCCCATGACGCGCTGCAGTGCGGCTACTGCACGCCCGGCTTCGTCATGGAAGCCGCAGCTTTCGTGGACCGGTGGCGTGCCGAGCACGGCGACAGTGCCCCCTCGCGGGCCGAGATCGCCGCTGCCCTGGCCGGACACCTGTGCCGCTGCGGGGCGTACGAGGGCATCTACGCGGCTGTCGCCGCGGCGTGCACGGGCGCACACGACAAGGATGACGCTCCGCCGCCCCGCGTGGAGGCGATGCAGAAGATCACCGGCCAGGCCCGGTACACGACGGACATCCACCCGGACGGCCTCCTCGACGGGGTCATCATCCGCTCCCGGCACGCGCACGCCCGCGTCAGGTCGGTGAGCGGGGTCGACCAGCTGGTCGACCTGCTGCCCGCGGACCGTACGGTCCGATACGTCGGCCAGCCGATCGCGGCCGTCGCGGGCGAGACCCTCGCCGCGGCCGAGGCCGCTGCCGAGCGGGTCCAGGTGGACTACGAGGTTCTGCCGGCCACCGTCGATCTGGGCCGGGCCGAGCTCCCGGACAGCCCGGTGGTCTATCCCACCAAGGAGGAGCGCAAGCAGGCCCCCACTTCGTCCGAGGGGCTTGCGCTGCCCGCCAAGTGGAACGGAAACGTACGAGGCCCGGTGCAGATGAACTGGCGCGGCACTCTCGCCCAGAAGCGGATCGAGCAGGCCCGCGATCAGGGGGAGGACCGGCGTCTGGTGGAGGCCACGTACACCGCCGAACCCCAGGCGCACACGTCGCTGGAGCCCCACGCGTGCCTGGCTTCGTGGGACGGCGACGGCGACCTTCATCTGTGGGTCTCCACCCAGGCCATCGGCCTGGTCGCCGAACGGGCCGCCGAGCGATTCGGTCTGCGGCCCGGGCAGGTGCATGCCTCCGCGGTGCACGTCGGTGGCGGATTCGGTTCGAAACTCACCCTGACCAGCGAGATCGTTGCCGCGGCGGAGCTGGCCCGGATGCACGCCGCCCCGGTGCGGGTCGTCCTGAGCCGCGCCGAGGAACTCACCGACGGCGGCTACCGGCCGGGCACCCGGGCCGACATCGCCCTGCTCACTGACGAGGACGGGAAACTGGCCGCGCTGACCCTCGATGTGCATGGAGACGGCGGCACCTCGACCGGGTCCGGCGTGGCCGCCCTGGCACGGTTCATGTACGGGCACGCCCCGCGGCGGCTGCGGGACTACGACATCGTCACCCACCGTGCCCCTGCCACCCCGTTCCGCGGGCCCGGCGGACCGCCCCTGGCCTGGGTCCTCGAGCAGACCGTCGACGAAACGGCCCACCGCAGAGGGGAGGACCCCATCGCGCTGCGCCGCCGCTGGGACGGCAACTCCAAACGGCGCGCCCTGTACGACGTGGCGGCGGCTCTGCCGATGTGGACCGGGCGGCCCGCCACCGGTTCGCAGACCGGCCGCTTCCGGCGCGGTGTGGGCGTCGCCGCCGCCAACTGGATGTACTTCCTCGACCCGGGCACGCAGGTCGAGCTCACCGTCGAAGAGGGCACCGTGGTCGCCCGCACGGCCACCCAGGACATGGGCCAGGGCTCCCGGTCCGTCATCGCCGACGTGATCGCCGCCGAACTGGGCCTGCCCGCCGATCGGGTCCGCGTCGACATCGGCCGCACCGGTACCGTCCATGGACCCGCCTCCGGGGGCAGCCGTACCGCCACCTCGATCGCGCCCGCCGCCCGCGACGCCGCCGTCCGCCTGCGCGCCGCGCTGGGCTCCGCGCTTGCCGCCAGGGCTCCCGCGCGGGGTGCCGGCGGCGTGGTGGAACAGCTTCTCGCCGACGCCGAGGGCCTTCGGGTGGTCGGCAAGCGTCCACGGGACCGCCGTGGCTACGTCACTCCCGTACGGCTCGGTGGCGTACTCATCGGCAGGGGTTTCACCGGCGCCGTTCATGTCACCGAGGTCGAGGTCGACACCCGCCTCGGCCGGACGCGGGTCACGCGCGTCTGGGGCGGGATCGCAGCCGGTCGCATCATCTCGCCGGCCGGTGCCCTGAGTCAGTGCCAGGGAGGCGTCATCCAGGGCATCGGCTACGCCCTGTACGAGGAGCGCGTCACCGACCCGCTGACCGGTGTCGTGCTGAGCGACAACCTCGAGGACTACCGCATCCCCGGGATCGGCGACATTCCGGAGATCGACATCCACTTCCACGAGGAGGGTTTCGATCACGTCGACGGTGGTGGCGTCGGTCTGGGAGAGGTCTCGACGATGCCGGTGGCGGCGTCCGTCGGCAACGCCGTCCACGCCGCCACCGGCTGGCGCCCCCATCACCTGCCGATCCGCCCGGACCGCCTCCTGGAAGGACTGCGCCCGTGAACCAGCCCCTCACCCTCGACGAGGCCTCGGCAGTCGTGCTCGACAACGACGCGGAACTGCGCGCCGGCGGCACCGACACCACCGCCCGCCGGCGCGGCGGAGTCACTCGCAGGGCCTCCGTCCAGATTCCCCTGCTCCCCGCCCTGCACGGCATCGCCCGCCAAGCCGACGGGACCACGCGGATAGGAGCGCTGACCGGTGTGGCCGAGCTCTGTGCCGACCCCGGTCTCCAGGCCGGCTATCCCGCCCTGACCCGGACGGCGGGCGCCCTGGCCACGCCGCAGATCCGTACCGCCGGCACGCTGGGCGGCAACCTGCTCCAGCACAACCGCTGCTGGTACTACCGCAATCCCCACTTCAGTTGCTATCGCGACGGGGGCGACGGCTGTCCCGCGCGCACCGGGGTGCACCCCAACGCCGCGGTGATCGACCAAGGCCCCTGCATCGCACCGCACCCCTCATCCATCGCGATCGCCCTGCTCGTCCACGACGCCCAGGTCGACATTCACGAACGCGGGACCTTGAGCGTCGCCGACCTGTACGGCGACGGATCGGACCCCACCCGCGACCATCTGCTCGCTCCGCAGGAGATCCTCACCGCCGTCACCCTGCCGGCTCCGGTTCCCGGCGAACGGGCCGCCTACAACCGGGCCATCAGCCGCGCCGAGGCGGAATGGCCGCTCGTCGAAGCGGTGGCCCGCGTGACCGTCTCCGACGACGTCGTCACCGCGGTCGCCGTCGCGGCCGGCGGCATCGCCCACACCCCTCTGCGGCTGCCGGAAGTCGAGGACGCCCTGGTCGGGCGCAGACCGACCCCCGAGATCCTCCTCAGCGCCGCGACCGCGGCCACCGAACGCTGCTCGCCCCTGCCGCAGACCCGCTACAAGGTGGAGCTGCTCCGGGACACCGTGCTCGACGTTCTCGAAAAAGCGATCGGGAATGCACCGGTCCGCTGACGACAGTCCCCGTCGTCGTCGCTCGGAAGGCCTCACTCCGCCCAGTGTCCCCGGGCGATCGGACCTTTGTCCCGGGTGTGGAGAAAGTTGTACCCGAACCCCGCGCAAGTTCTTCCCAGTTCGTGAAAGCGCTGCTACGTTCCCCTCGAAAGCCCGACGGAGACGGCCGATCAGGCGGGGAGGGGCACGTGAGACGTATGACCGCTCGACCCGCCAACGCGCACCAGGCGCGACTGCTCAGGCTGTTGCGCGACGGCGGGCCCAACTCCCGTGCCCAGCTCGGCGACCAGGTTGATCTGTCCCGCTCCAAGCTTGCGGTGGAGGTGGACCGGCTGCTCGAGACCGGGCTCGTGGTCGCGGACGGACTGGCCGCATCCCGCGGCGGACGCCGTTCCCACAACATCCGGCTCGCGCCCGCGCTGCGCTTCCTCGGCGTCGACATCGGCGCCACCTCGATCGATGTGGCCGTCACCAACGCGGAGCTCGAGGTGCTCGGCCACGTCAACCAGCCCATGGACGTACGCGAGGGCCCGGTCGCCGTCTTCGAGCAGGTGCTGTCGATGGCGGCCAAGCTCAGGGCCTCCGGACTCGCCGAAGGTTTCGACGGCGCGGGCATCGGAGTCCCAGGACCGGTCCGCTTCCCCGAGGGCGTGCCGGTCGCACCCCCGATCATGCCCGGCTGGGACGGCTTCCCGGTCCGCGAGGCGCTGAGCCAGGACCTCGGCTGCCCCGTCATGGTCGACAACGACGTGAATCTGATGGCGATGGGGGAGCAGCACGCGGGCGTCGCCCGCTCCGTGGGCGACTTCCTCTGCGTCAAGATCGGTACGGGCATCGGCTGCGGCATCGTCGTCGGCGGAGAGGTCTACCGCGGTACGACGGGCAGCGCCGGCGACATCGGCCACATCCAGGTCGAACCGGACGGCCGCGCCTGCGCCTGCGGCAACAGGGGCTGCCTGGAAGCCCACTTCAGCGGTGCCGCGCTCGCCCGCGACGCCGAGGACGCGGCGCGCTCCGGCCGTTCGGAGGAGCTCGCCGCCCGGCTCGAGACGGCCGGGAAGCTCACGGCCGTCGACGTCGCCGCCGCGGCGGCCGCGGGCGACGCCACCTCACTCGACCTCATCCGCGAGGGCGGCAACCGCGTCGGCCAGGTCATCGCCGGGCTCGTCAGCTTCTTCAACCCGGGTCTTGTGGTGATCGGCGGCGGCGTGACCGGCCTCGGCCACACGCTGCTGGCCAGCGTACGCACCCAGGTCTACCGGCAGTCACTGCCGCTGGCCACCGGCAATCTGCCCATCGTGCTGGGCGAGTTGGGACCGACCGCCGGAGTGATCGGCGCGGCCCGGCTCATCAGCGACCACCTGTTCTCGCCGGCCTGACCGGGCCGGTCGATCACGAACCACCAGCGCAACCAGCACCAAGAGCGCAACCAGCACCATGAGCGTCACCAGCACCCCACGCCCTGCCCGCTCACCGGCCGCACCCGCCGAGGGGATTCGTCATGGCACCAGAACCACCCCTTCTCACCATGTCCGGCATCACCAAGTCGTTCCCGGGCGTCCGCGCTCTCGACGGCGTGGACCTCGAGGTCCAGGCCGGCGAGGTCCACTGCCTCCTCGGCCAGAACGGCGCCGGAAAGTCCACCCTCATCAAGGTGCTCGCCGGCGCCCATCAGCCCGACGACGGACAGATCACCTGGCGCGGC
The Streptomyces lunaelactis genome window above contains:
- a CDS encoding 2Fe-2S iron-sulfur cluster-binding protein, with product MTVVPLQPPRRLVEFTLDEQPVRVPEGSTILDACRGAGKDIPTLCEGDTLTPKNACRVCVVEVEGARTLAPACSRRAEAGMTVRTDTERARHSRKIVLELLASSTDLSTTPRAAEWIKEYEAKPARFGADAARVNEEPKVDNELYVRDYDKCILCYKCVDACGEQWQNTFAIAVAGRGFDTRISTEHDAPLTDSACVYCGNCIEVCPTGALSFKTEFDMREAGTWDEAAQTETTTVCAYCGVGCNLTLHVQENEIVKVTSPHDNPVTHGNLCIKGRFGYQHVQNRM
- a CDS encoding NADH-ubiquinone oxidoreductase-F iron-sulfur binding region domain-containing protein, producing the protein MDLKFADAAKVSDDERAAVDGLLGPAGTGWEGGTERTDEDLRWARGGAAARDRRDLLLPALHAVNDRVGWLSEGALDYICRRLTVPPAEAYGVATFYSMFSVKPRASKVLHVCTDLACAARGGSTALAEGLGPDVAVQPSPCLGLCERAPAALLLQAGAPSRGSAPPAPRGSAPDPAPQSPAGLGVPGGAEYYATAVIAPAGVEAVVSAVNAPQHAPDEPPAAAAVPQAGDPGLVLLKRVGLVDPTSLDDYRANGGYAALRRAFAIGPAAVIREVTDAGLLGRGGAAFPTGRKWQATASQPDHPHYLVCNADESEPGTFKDRVLMEGDPYALIEAMTIAGYAIGAHQGYLYLRGEYPRALERLGNAIARARARGLLGEDVLGQGYAFDIEIRRGAGAYICGEETAIFNSIEGYRGEPRSKPPFPVEKGLFGKPTAVNNVETLVNVLPILTGRAEETKLFCLSGNVGRPGVYELPFGATLRELIELAGPPGAMRAVLLGGAAGSFVRPDELDITLTFEGTRAAGTTLGSGVVLVLGDTVELPRILLRIAEFFRDESCGQCVPCRVGTVRQEEALHRIKDRTGADAADDIVLLREVGRAMRDASICGLGQTAWNAVESAIDRLGAYE
- a CDS encoding molybdopterin oxidoreductase family protein is translated as MKKKPQKQYPRLTHPLVRDGKGQLRRASWDEALERAAAGFRQAGETYGPDAFAMLSCARATNEMNYVAQKFTRVVMGTNNVDSCNRTCHAPSVAGLSAVFGSGGGTSSYEEVDHTDLIVMWGSNARFAHPIFFQHVLKGIRNGARMYAVDPRRTSTAEWAESWLGLNVGTDIPLAHAVGREIIHAGLVNRAFVERATTGFEEYAQLVEPWTLTAAAKVTGVPAAAIRELAHAYATAERAQLCWTLGITEHHNGTDNVRALINLSLLTGHVGRYGAGVQPLRGQNNVQGGGDMGAIPNKLPGFQDILDPVARVKFEQSWDTVIQPRYGKTLTEMFEAMETRELRAVYCIGENPAQSEADSEQAIRRLAALDHLVVQDIFLTKTAEMADVVLPATAAWAETDGTTTNSERRVQRVRAALVPPGEAREDIDIICAMAERLGHDWKFTDSQTVWNELRSLSPDHFGMTYDRLEEHQGLQWPCPDMEELPSSYLHGRLWETDPVRRGTPAAFGLVQHDPPVDLTDEEYPLRLTTGRRLDSYNTGVQSGSFASPMRRGEYIELCPEDAEAYGVSVGEEVRISSRRGSVTAPVWVDPALRPGLAFMTMHFPDEVDTNQLTIEANCPIAGTAEFKASAIRIEKLVPAWT
- a CDS encoding 2-dehydropantoate 2-reductase, with the translated sequence MLSTQTLNASSLARSLNRTESPVKVAVVGAGAIGAYVGAALHRAGAEVHLIARGPHLAAMRRDGVRVLSPRGDFVARPHATDDPSSVGPVDYVFLGLKANSYAGSGPLVHPLLHERTAVIAAQNGIPWWYFHGLPGPYTGRRIESVDPGGAVSATLPPERAIGCVVYAATELESPGVVRHLEGTRFSIGEPDPTVSRRCLDFSEAMVAGGLKCPVEPDLRNDIWIKLLGNISFNPISALSRATMAQICRHRDTKALVETMMRETLEVAAAVGCHPKISVERRIAGAERVGDHKTSTLQDLEKGKPLELDVLLPAVVELAALTKTPVPKLCAVHALADLLATTTTSSTGSAA
- a CDS encoding beta-ketoacyl-ACP synthase III; the protein is MTGSRVVALGHYQPAKVLTNADLAVMVDTSDAWIRSRVGIETRHVAGPDEPVDELAAHAGAKALAAAGLTPADIDLVLVATSTAIDRSPNTAARVAARLGMGSPAVMDLNVVCAGFTHALATADHTVRAGAATRALVIGADKMADIVDWTDRSTCVLVGDGAGAAVVEATGPSEEPGIGPVLWGSVPEMGHAVRIEGTPPRFAQEGQSVYRWATTQLPPIARKVCERAGVTPEELAAVVLHQANLRIIEPVAQKIGAVNAVIARDVVQSGNTSAASIPMALSKLVERGEIQSGDPVLLFGFGGNLSYAGQVIRCP